The Alnus glutinosa chromosome 1, dhAlnGlut1.1, whole genome shotgun sequence region ctaaccctaagcccAAGTTAAACACCCACTCCAGTCGGTACAAGTCCCCGCCCGAGCCCGTGGTTCTCTGCGCCGGCGAAGCTACCACCTACTCTCGCCTCCCTCCTAAGGAGGACTTCTTAGTCCCCTCTTTGAATCCCTCGTCCGAAGTGAAGCTCTCGGAGTCGGCCGTAGCGAAAATGGAGAACCAAATTGAGGATTTGAGCAgcgaagatgaagaagaagaagaagaagaagaagaagaggaagaaggcgTGGAAAATGGTGATTTAGGGCTTAATCACGGAAAATTTAAAATCTTTCAGGGTAATTCTGATTTGGAATACGACAAGGAGATCGACGACGACGGTGAAGAAGAGGAAGCAGAAGAGAAAGGAGTGTTAGGGTTTACGGGTCGCAAAAGTGTATATAGGTATGGTAGTGATGGCAATTACAAAGGAATAGTGAAGGAGCACGGAGTTTCAGCGAAACTCTACGTGGTCGGTGACGATGATGGTGAAATGCTAGGATTTGACCGTGTCCAATCCGTGAATGTTTCCGATAACGAGGGTGATTGCGTAAAGGAGAAGGGAGTACCGGCAGTGATGCGGTGCTTCGACCGTGCGAAGATATACGCGAAGGCCGGGGACGGTGGAAACGGCGTCGTGGCGTTCCGTCGTGAGAAGTTCGTGCCAATGGGCGGCCCGTCGGGTGGGGACGGAGGGCGAGGCGGGAATGTGTATGTAGAAGTCGATGGTTCGATGAATTCGCTGTTGCCGTTCCGGAACAGCGTGCATTTTCGGGCGGGGAGGGGGGCCCATGGGCAGGGGAAGATGCAGGGAGGGGCTAAGGGAGAGGACGTGGTGGTGAAGGTGGCGCCGGGGACGGTGATCAGGGAGGCGGACAAGGAGGAGGTGCTGTTGGAATTGTTGTGGCCGGGGCAGCGGGCGCTGTTGTTGCCTGGTGGGCGAGGCGGGAGGGGGAACGCGTCATTTAAGTCCGGGGCAAATAAAGTGCCAAGGATCGCTGAGAATGGCGAAGTTGGTCCGGAAATGTgagtttcctttgttttttgtgttGTTGGAATGGAGTTTCTATTTTGATGTGCTTTATCTGCTGTTATCATTTTTGGATCTATCGGAGTAGTGTGAATTATTTGATATTGTGTGATAATATATGATTGTAGCATTTGTCTTGGATCAAAAGCTAAGAAGATGGCACGTCCTTATGCTTAACATGATCTCTTAATTTGTGGATGATACCTGTGGTTTTTTGCACATCCAAAGGCACTTTGAACTTTTGAAGGTGTGACCCAAGATGGGAGTAACAAGTTTGAGAACCATGCGTGAAACCTTGAGGGTGAATGTCATGTTAGCAAagttttttccttattttatagCAAATTTGGAGTTTGAATAATGGTGTCCTAGCACCCAGATAGTTGGATAGAGGATTAGCTGCATTTAGTTAAAAGGTGCTTGATGGAAGTTTTGTGGTTTTTGACTCACCTTTCCCCATCCAGCCCAAACGAGGGTAGTTAATATCTTTCTAATGActtctttcgttttttttaatcttttacaTGCTCAGTAGCTAATAGCTATAGTAGTATTCTTGATCAGGTGGTTGGAGTTGGAGCTAAAGCTGGTTGCAGATGTTGGAATAGTGGGTGCTCCAAATGCAGGAAAAAGCACACTTTTGAGCGTGATAAGTGCTGCACAGCCAGAAATAGCAAATTATCCCTTTACAACTTTACTTCCTAATCTTGGTGTAGTTTCATTCGACTATGATTCCACAATGGTAGTAGCAGATCTGCCAGGTTTACTTGAAGGAGCACACCGGGGTTTTGGTTTAGGTCATGAGTTTCTACGGCATACTGAAAGGTGTTCTGCCCTGGTACAGGCTTTCTGTCATGAATTGCCACTTCTTCAATTATGAAGTAATCAATACGTTAAAGAGTATTATCACATAACATGTATTAATACTATATTGTTGTACTTTTAGCTTCTTTTATTAAACACCATCACATCATCTCATGTTGTGGGCCAATAGATTTACATTTTGCACTCTCCCGACcaagaattttagtttatattccCCTAGTCATATGGACATGTTTTAGTACCAATTCATATTGATTCCTCAGTCTTATTACTAGATAAGTAGATGAAGAAGACAAAAACTGTGCATTATAAACCTGTTGATATTCCTTGATACATTGAGAACTTCCATTATAAATATTATCAAGAAGTTTTTTTGCAAAGCAAAACCTGGTAAATAAAGTTCTTAAGATGATGCCTCTTGCTTCAGGCGTGAAATCTGAATTCAATGGTGTAAAGAATTGTTTACCCTTCCATCTTTGGCTTTGGAAACATCATTGTTATCATGAGAATGCCCTTTGTACATAACTCCACTGATAAAGTAAGAACAGTCAATTCCTTCACCATATTTCGCTTGTATTGGCATATCCCTACTCCATCatccaaattgaaaagaaaagactGCTGATATGTGTTTAGGACTTTGTAATTAGTTTGATTTTTAGTCTGTTCAGACTCCCCAGATCACCCCCACCCTGGGTAGGTGTGTGTTGGGAGGCTATGTGAATGCATTGTGGATTGATagagctttgttactttctatgAGTTTTTAGGTacatgttgttgatggctcagGACCGCAGCCGGAACTTGAGTTTGATGCTGTTCGTCTAGAGCTAGAACTCTTTAATCCTGAACTTGCTGAAAAGCCTTACATAGTGGCCTATAACAAAATGGACCTTCCAGAAGCATACGAAAGGTGGCCATCGTTCAAGGAAATGCTACAAGCTCGTGGGATTGAACCTTTTTGCATGAGTGCAGTGAAAAGAGAGGGCACTCATGAAGTGATCTGTGCTGCATACGAGCATTTACAAAAGagtaaaagagaaaaacagGAGCTTGAAGGTTAAAGTTTTATCTTAGTTTCATTCATTAAATATATTCTCGGACTCCCTTAACTGTGTCTGAATACTAAAAATCTTACGCGTACTCTATAATTTATACTCCTGATGTGATGCATAGACTGTTTTCACAAGTTTGTTCCATCTATTTCAGGTTTGAAAAATCTGGAAAATTTGAACCATGTAGCTGATATGGTACGTAAAGAACGCAGTGCCTCTATTAATGAGTTTGAGATATTTCACGACAGCAGTTCTAATGCCTGGCGTGTAGTTGGATCTGGGTTGCAACGTTTTGTTCAGATGACAAACTGGCGGTAGGTTAATAAGTACTCATTATGATCACTAgtacaattttttcttatattctttctcctttttttcttgcAGCCTTTGTCTCAAGCTGAATGCTGAGTCAGTCCTGTCTTATTTATCACATTTTCATCATTTTGCAAAGTTTAAAATCTAACTTGTAGAGCATGGAATACCGAAGAATGAAAATGGAGTATGCTGCATATGTTTCCAATATTCTAAGTTTCAAactgaaattgacttctaattatcGCTCAAGGTGGTGCGGTTCAGGCCAGACAAAGGAATTGCTTAACCCCTATTGGTTGGTTGGTGGAGTTCCAACTAGGAATGTCCGAAGTCCAACCTGCATTATGTGACAGGGTTGGCTATTTCAGTCAATAAAATTCATGTGTGATTTCTCTGTGTTCAGGCCCTTGGGGGAACTGGATCTTTCACATTAGTACTCAACCTGATCCCTTCTTGGGCTGAAGGGGGGGTTGGGCATTTCCGAGAAAATACAAACGCGGACAGAGAAACACATATGCCGCCCCTTACAATTTTGGAAgtatattacaaaattaggtGTGTGAATGAGAATGACAAAGTTATCAAGACCTGAGTATTGAAACTTATGTTTAAGATGAGAATGGTATTCCTATTTTAACTGCTTGTTGAGTAGTTTTCTATGAGTCGGGGTGTACATCCAGTTCAAATCTTAATGTCATTTCTTGTTTCCTTGTTTGGGCCCCTTTACTTGCTTTAGATTGATGCTTTGCTCCAAGTAAGGATTTGCCCAAACTTGATGATTATTCATTGCCTCACAAATTGAGATAGCCCTTGCTAAGAGAGATGGGATCTTTCTAATAGGTCGGGTCCAGGGGACAAATCAATAGGAAATGCTATTTGCTTTGTACGAacaggaatatatatatatatactttttttcttctttttttctttgggtaagTAAAGAACTtgacattaaagaaaaaaagatttggCAATGATTGTTTTTCACAAGTACGCCCAATGCTTTTAATACCACTTCtgatatcatttttctttagttttgaTTTCTTGGTGTGTCCCCCcccaccccacaaaaaaaagggggggggggtctATATCGCGTAAtgctttaaatttaattatgctGCATCACTGTTATCCATTGTAGGGTTAGATAGATATCATCTCTGCTGTGTTTCTGATGCATCTTGTGAAAATCtgttaatgcttttattggATC contains the following coding sequences:
- the LOC133880156 gene encoding GTP-binding protein OBGC, chloroplastic; translation: MASISASLFSSYALARPNTHKPSRRKPLRNPNPNPNPKPKLNTHSSRYKSPPEPVVLCAGEATTYSRLPPKEDFLVPSLNPSSEVKLSESAVAKMENQIEDLSSEDEEEEEEEEEEEEGVENGDLGLNHGKFKIFQGNSDLEYDKEIDDDGEEEEAEEKGVLGFTGRKSVYRYGSDGNYKGIVKEHGVSAKLYVVGDDDGEMLGFDRVQSVNVSDNEGDCVKEKGVPAVMRCFDRAKIYAKAGDGGNGVVAFRREKFVPMGGPSGGDGGRGGNVYVEVDGSMNSLLPFRNSVHFRAGRGAHGQGKMQGGAKGEDVVVKVAPGTVIREADKEEVLLELLWPGQRALLLPGGRGGRGNASFKSGANKVPRIAENGEVGPEMWLELELKLVADVGIVGAPNAGKSTLLSVISAAQPEIANYPFTTLLPNLGVVSFDYDSTMVVADLPGLLEGAHRGFGLGHEFLRHTERCSALVHVVDGSGPQPELEFDAVRLELELFNPELAEKPYIVAYNKMDLPEAYERWPSFKEMLQARGIEPFCMSAVKREGTHEVICAAYEHLQKSKREKQELEGLKNLENLNHVADMVRKERSASINEFEIFHDSSSNAWRVVGSGLQRFVQMTNWRYVDSDKRFHHVLDACGVNKSLLKLGVKEGDTVIVGEMEMVWHDSTDSSGPSTVKKESAFSIKWAQWK